A genomic region of Silurus meridionalis isolate SWU-2019-XX chromosome 7, ASM1480568v1, whole genome shotgun sequence contains the following coding sequences:
- the nhlrc2 gene encoding NHL repeat-containing protein 2 encodes MAAHSSLTALYPIQSQLDLALEDEIIQEEKENLVYQYLRKLDKNEDLKIPDFDEGLEWLNTEGPLSLQRELSGKVVVLDFFTYCCINCMHILPYLHQLEQLHTVKDGLVIVGVHSAKFPNEKVLQNICSAVLRYGITHPVVNDSDAQLWQELEVSCWPTLVILGPRGNLLFSLVGEGHRERLFLFTTCALKHYGQQGLLKDHAVAKKLYKDSLPPSILSFPGKVAVDSKSKNLAIADTGHHRVLVVSRTGQVLYCVGGPGSGNRDGDLSEAQFNSPQGIFIKGDTVYVADTENHLIRKIDLSERRVTTLAGIGMQGTDKVGGAVGLQQPISSPWDIVLGTAGGAKDNVVWIAMAGTHQIWALFLEDGKLPKGSEHKKGECVRFAGSGNEENRNNAYPHKAGLAQPSGLTAAPEEPWSCLFIADSESSTIRSLSLTDGAVRHVVGGERDPLNLFAFGDVDGKGVDAKLQHPLGVAWNTSNNLLYVADSYNHKIKVVDPKTKQCRVLAGTGEASDTFGVSLEETSFNEPGGLCVAEGDTLLYIADTNNHHIKVLNLEAKTVSMFPISMEEVDTSLATTAFTSPIKKVPTLPKSAPVLSMAALPVSAGQVIDIHLKLTLPNGTKLNKEAPSFWSLSTEGNGWLLQGQAVTGSITNLSQPLSITCMVPPQPQTLDPKLTLSAWLYYCLSEGEACMMKAVSFVQPLCVDSTCKEGTVAVTLAHEF; translated from the exons ATGGCGGCACACAGCAGTCTGACAGCTCTGTATCCCATTCAGAGCCAGTTAGATTTGGCTCTGGAAGACGAAATCATacaagaagagaaggaaaatcTGGTATATCAGTATTTACGAAAAttggataaaaatgaagatttgAAGATTCCTGATTTTGACGAAG GGCTGGAATGGCTAAACACAGAGGGACCATTGTCTCTGCAAAGGGAATTATCAGGCAAAGTGGTGGTGCTGGACTTCTTTACCTACTGCTGCATCAATTGCATGCACATACTGCCTTATCTGCACCAACTGGAGCAGCTTCACACTGttaaag aTGGCCTGGTCATAGTAGGTGTTCACTCTGCTAAGTTTCCCAATGAGAAAGTTTTGCAGAACATTTGCAGTGCTGTGTTGAGGTACGGGATCACTCACCCAGTGGTAAACGACAGCGACGCTCAGCTGTGGCAAGAGCTGGAAGTGTCCTGCTGGCCCACCCTGGTGATTCTTGGGCCCAGAGGAAACCTGCTGTTTTCTCTGGTGGGTGAAGGACATCGTGAACGCCTTTTCCTGTTCACCACTTGTGCTCTCAAGCACTATGGACAGCAGGGTTTGCTCAAAGACCATGCTGTGGCAAAAAAGCTTTACAAGGACTCCTTGCCACCTTCCATCCTGTCATTCCCAGGAAAAGTGGCAGTGGATTCAAAAAGCAAGAACTTGGCTATTGCAGATACAGGACACCACAGGGTTCTGGTGGTGTCCAGAACTGGACAAGTCCTATACTGTGTAGGGG GACCTGGAAGTGGAAATCGGGATGGGGACCTGTCTGAGGCACAGTTTAATTCTCCTCAAGGAATATTCATAAAAGGAGACACTGTGTATGTGGCTGATACTGAGAATCACCTCATCAGAAAG ATTGACCTTTCAGAGAGAAGAGTTACAACTTTAGCCGGCATCGGCATGCAAGGCACAGATAAAGTGGGTGGGGCAGTGGGACTCCAGCAGCCAATCAGCTCCCCTTGGGACATAGTCCTTGGCACAGCCG GTGGTGCAAAGGATAACGTGGTGTGGATTGCAATGGCAGGGACACATCAAATCTGGGCTCTGTTCCTGGAAGATGGGAAGCTGCCCAAAGGAAG TGAGCATAAAAAGGGCGAGTGTGTGCGCTTCGCAGGCAGTGGGAATGAGGAGAACAGAAATAACGCATATCCTCATAAAGCTGGCCTGGCTCAGCCGTCAGGTCTTACCGCTGCTCCTGAAGAGCCCTGGAGTTGCCTGTTCATCGCTGACAGTGAGAGCAGCACTATTCGCAGCCTTTCTCTGACCGATGGAGCCGTCAGGCATGTAGTTGGAGGGGAGAGGGACCCCCTG AATCTCTTTGCCTTCGGAGATGTAGATGGAAAGGGGGTGGATGCTAAGCTCCAGCACCCTTTAGGAGTGGCCTGGAACACCAGTAACAACCTGCTTTATGTGGCAGACTCTTATAACCacaag ATCAAAGTTGTGGACCCTAAAACTAAGCAGTGCAGGGTGCTGGCAGGCACTGGGGAAGCAAGCGACACATTTGGCGTGAGCTTAGAAGAGACTAGTTTCAATGAGCCTGGGGGTCTCTGTGTGGCTGAGGGGGACACGCTGCTCTACATAGCCGACACCAACAACCATCACATCAAAGTGCTGAACTTGGAGGCGAAAACCGTGTCCATG tttccCATTTCAATGGAAGAAGTTGATACTTCCCTTGCAACCACTGCTTTTACTTCTCCAATTAAAAAGGTTCCCACGCTCCCGAAGTCAGCCCCAGTGCTCAGCATGGCGGCCCTGCCTGTGTCAGCAGGGCAAGTCATTGATATCCACCTCAAACTTACTTTACCTAATGGAACCAAACTGAACAAGGAAGCCCCCAGCTTCTGGAGTCTCTCCACTGAAG GTAATGGATGGTTACTGCAAGGACAAGCTGTGACAGGAAGCATTACCAATCTCTCCCAGCCTCTCTCCATCACCTGTATGGTCCCTCCTCAACCGCAGACCCTTGACCCCAAACTGACCCTCAGTGCCTGGCT
- the dclre1a gene encoding DNA cross-link repair 1A protein, whose amino-acid sequence MSQSESESDIWEYKSLKRNKRQTTSSKDGPQRRKLAKKNPDKTFRGRRLSTEPKTANEICTYSESVQDTSLDELLAESAVASTSQSTEVHDGPSSQQPSQSSGYCPVCQMPFSILVVQTTQWHVAECLENPGNTSKECPDGLQCSSPDPNHYKRYSHSLLAHSRALNATEAAFLILGNTPSFHHEQKTFNNDTFIYSKDSFVDSAVNLSTASSQSAFPTHGSRDCPTPVRPNAFQLLRSPGLEDIKKKKGWSNSNKGSRSQASSQESKIRMSTPVKAENKSHAVQTRKVKEQPCTSGEDDYISYSPLSEVTVQKERKPIKKKLFHSTVIEDMSENDDNSDSLILFNDSTVSDDDDDDDLFADVLDLYKTEPTRSQPDPVIKESCYTCDQFKTLESHEHLKSSSCSGPTDRPHQKSSLFRDSKDMHVMKEREDNPHLPSPQSLVLERLRESISNSAQFGSFNSTCVDVKSEFLNKEMSSTQKTMANKKPALSTKSQNPQTKAGMSALKQTDIGVFFGLKPLEEKRNDIGASVEEKLQVSSASGKSSGATERQTRRKKITAVSGMTTAREEAEEGAAHPTQTEGNSGVRAWGRKRWNRTRATDGGEEELKRCPFYKKIPGTGFAIDAFQYGNIKGVTAYFLTHFHSDHYAGLKKTSSFPIYCNKITGNLVKSKLHVDEQYIHILPMNEECEVDSAKVILLDANHCPGSAMLLFLLPDGQSVLHTGDFRAHPSMERYPELQSIRIQTLYLDTTYCSPEYAFPTQQEVITYAANTAFEVVTLNPRTLIVCGTYSVGKEKVFLAISQVLGSKVYMSKERYKTMCCLESEHICQCITTDVKAAQIHVLPMMQLNFKNLKTYLKRFSATYDQLVAFKPTGWTFTQEVGLENIQPQIKENISIYGIPYSEHSSFLELKRFVQWLQPLKIIPTVNVGSWSNRKAMNDCFREWQDEVKALNAGPRSDHKKGSCTRQ is encoded by the exons ATGTCACAGAGTGAGTCTGAAAGTGACATATGGGAATACAAATCtcttaaaaggaataaaagacaAACGACATCGAGTAAAGACGGACCACAGCGACGGAAGTTGGCAAAGAAAAATCCAGACAAAACCTTCAGAGGGAGAAGATTGAGTACTGAGCCCAAGACAGCCAatgaaatatgtacatataGTGAATCTGTTCAAGACACCAGTCTGGATGAACTACTGGCCGAATCCGCCGTAGCATCCACTTCACAGTCAACCGAAGTGCATGATGGGCCATCATCACAGCAGCCCTCTCAATCCAGCGGTTACTGTCctgtctgtcaaatgccattTTCCATTCTGGTCGTCCAGACAACACAGTGGCATGTTGCTGAATGCCTGGAGAACCCTGGAAACACAAGTAAAG AATGCCCAGATGGACTACAGTGCTCTTCCCCCGATCCAAACCACTACAAGAGATACAGCCACTCTCTTTTAGCTCACAGTCGGGCTTTAAATGCCACAGAGGCTGCTTTTTTAATACTGGGCAACACGCCCAGCTTCCATCATGAGCAGAAGACATTTAATAACGATACCTTTATTTATAGTAAAGATAGCTTTGTGGACAGTGCTGTCAATCTGTCCACTGCATCCAGCCAGAGTGCCTTTCCTACTCATGGATCTAGAGATTGTCCTACTCCTGTCCGTCCTAATGCCTTCCAGCTGTTGCGCTCACCAGGGCTTGAGGatattaagaaaaagaaaggctgGTCAAATTCTAACAAAGGATCTAGATCTCAGGCCTCATCTCAGGAATCTAAAATTAGGATGTCAACCCCGGtgaaagcagaaaataaaagccATGCTGTTCAGACCAGAAAAGTAAAAGAGCAGCCATGTACTTCAGGTGAAGATGATTATATATCATACTCTCCTCTTTCTGAGGTCACTGTTCAAAAGGAAAGGAAGCCgataaagaaaaaactgtttCACAGTACAGTGATAGAGGACATGAGTGAGAACGATGACAATTCTGATTCACTGATCTTGTTCAACGATAGCACAGTgagcgatgatgatgatgatgatgacctGTTTGCTGATGTCTTAGATCTGTACAAAACCGAGCCAACCAGAAGCCAACCAGATCCAGTCATTAAGGAGTCTTGTTACACCTGTGATCAATTTAAGACATTAGAGTCACATGAACATTTGAAGAGTTCCAGCTGTTCTGGCCCTACTGATAGACCTCATCAGAAAAGTTCCCTTTTTAGAGACTCAAAAGACATGCATGTAATGAAAGAAAGGGAAGATAATCCTCATCTACCATCTCCTCAAAGTCTGGTCCTGGAACGCCTTCGTGAAAGCATATCAAACTCTGCACAGTTTGGCAGCTTCAATTCTACTTGTGTTGATGTGAAGTCTGAATTTTTAAATAAGGAAATGTCTTCCACTCAAAAAACCATGGCCAATAAGAAACCAGCTCTAtccacaaaatcacaaaatccCCAGACCAAAGCAGGAATGTCTGCCTTAAAGCAGACTGATATTGGAGTCTTTTTTGGCCTCAAGCctttagaagaaaaaagaaatgatattGGGGCAAGTGTGGAAGAGAAACTCCAGGTGAGCTCTGCTTCAGGGAAGAGCTCAGGAGCTACTGAGCGACAGACTAGACGGAAGAAGATCACGGCAGTGTCTGGAATGACCACGGCGAgggaagaagcagaagaaggagCTGCTCATCCTACACAAACAGAAGGCAACAGCGGAGTGAGGGCATGGGGGAGGAAGAGGTGGAACAGAACAAGAGCGACAGATGGTGGAGAAGAAGAGCTCAAACGATGCCCGTTCTACAAGAAAATCCCTG GAACCGGATTCGCCATTGATGCTTTTCAGTACGGGAATATCAAAGGTGTTACAGCCTACTTCCTCACACATTTCCACTCCGATCACTACGCAGGACTGAAGAAAACCTCCTCCTTTCCTATCTATTGCAATAAA ATAACAGGCAATCTGGTAAAGAGTAAACTACATGTGGATGAGCAGTATATTCATATTCTTCCCATGAACGAGGAATGCGAAGTCGATAGTGCAAAGGTTATCCTACTAGATGCTAATCA CTGTCCAGGGTCGGCCATGCTGCTGTTTCTGCTGCCAGATGGCCAGTCTGTGCTCCACACGGGCGACTTCCGGGCTCATCCGTCCATGGAGCGCTACCCAGAGTTGCAGAGTATCAGGATTCAGACGCTTTATCTGGACACTAC GTACTGCAGTCCAGAATATGCATTTCCTACACAGCAGGAAGTGATCACCTATGCTGCTAACACAGCCTTTGAGGTAGTCACACTCAACCCTCGCACACTGATTGTGTGTGGCACCTACTCTGTGGGAAAGGAAAAGGTGTTCTTGG CCATTTCTCAAGTGCTGGGTTCTAAGGTCTATATGTCTAAAGAGCGCTATAAAACTATGTGCTGTCTCGAGTCGGAGCACATCTGCCAGTGTATTACCACAGACGTGAAGGCAGCTCAGATCCATGTCCTTCCCATGATGCAACTCAATTTTAAG aatttaaaaacATACCTGAAGAGGTTTTCTGCTACGTATGACCAGCTGGTGGCCTTCAAACCCACGGGCTGGACTTTCACTCAGGAAGTGGGTTTGGAGAACATACAACCTCAAATCAAAGAAAACATCAGTATTTATG GTATTCCATACAGCGAGCACAGTAGCTTTTTGGAGCTGAAGCGCTTTGTGCAATGGCTGCAGCCACTAAAGATCATCCCCACAGTGAACGTGGGAAGTTGGAGTAACAGAAAGGCCATGAACGACTGCTTCCGTGAGTGGCAAGATGAGGTTAAAGCTCTAAATGCAGGACCAAGAAGTGACCATAAAAAAGGCTCCTGTACAAGACAGTAA